The following are from one region of the Marinomonas sp. CT5 genome:
- a CDS encoding DNA-3-methyladenine glycosylase I, producing the protein MGKNTEPDNKTRCAWASSAPDFPNYHDTEWGFPVDDDQRLFEKLCLETFQAGLSWRTILSKRENFRLAFDNFDFHKVAQFGEQEITELLNNEGIVRNKRKILAVINNAKRALEMIEQEGSLATFIWRYEPDENTLPPPETQTTCAESIALSKELKKRGWQFVGPTTMYAFMQSMGLINDHTEDCFMREEVDKARKRFVRS; encoded by the coding sequence TCCGCTCCCGACTTTCCTAACTACCACGATACAGAATGGGGTTTTCCAGTTGATGATGACCAACGTTTATTTGAAAAGCTATGTTTGGAAACCTTTCAAGCGGGCTTAAGTTGGCGAACAATCCTCAGCAAGCGAGAAAATTTTCGTCTCGCTTTTGATAATTTCGATTTTCATAAAGTAGCGCAGTTTGGCGAGCAAGAAATTACCGAGTTGCTTAACAACGAAGGTATCGTGCGAAATAAACGTAAAATCCTCGCCGTCATCAACAACGCCAAACGCGCTCTAGAAATGATCGAACAAGAAGGATCTTTGGCTACGTTTATCTGGCGTTATGAACCCGATGAAAATACCCTTCCTCCACCCGAAACTCAAACCACCTGCGCAGAATCCATTGCCCTTTCCAAAGAACTCAAAAAACGCGGCTGGCAGTTCGTCGGCCCAACGACCATGTACGCCTTCATGCAATCCATGGGACTCATCAACGACCACACCGAGGACTGTTTTATGCGCGAAGAAGTCGATAAGGCGAGAAAGAGGTTTGTGAGGTCATGA